The following nucleotide sequence is from Corylus avellana chromosome ca7, CavTom2PMs-1.0.
CTGGCTTGAAATGCAAGCTATTGCTAGTGAAAGTGTCAAAATCCGGAGGACACCCTCAACAACCCTACGAGACAGAATGTCTTCCCGCTGCTTCCTATACATAATCGAAAATGTTTGGAGCTTGATTGTACTAAAGTAGAGGGGGTCATCTTCAGTCCTTTTGCTGGTTATGGAAATTCTTGCTGTTGGATTGACTAGCCACCGAGCTGTTGTGGGAGGGTACGATACCACCACCTCGACTAAACAGTCCATCCCAGCTTCAAGGTCCATGCTTGCAAATAAGATCTTCCACGAGGCTCGGACATCCCTGCAACCAACTAGATACATCTTCCCGACATGTGGATCATAAAGACCCTCTAAGAAAACCACAGAAAAGTTGTTATAAGCTTTCCCAGAGAGTGTGAGTTGTGCTGATACATTGATAAGGAGCTGCTTCTCGGTGTATGCAGCCTTGGTGTGGTAAGGAGTCTCCTCTTCTGTGGTTGAACCATTTGACCAGTAGCGTCCAAACAAGGGACCAACAGAGACAATATCCAGCTGAACATCAGTTTTTAGCAGCCAAGGACTAGGAAACGGATCAGGAACTGCAGAGACATGAAGGGTGAGATCTTCTGAGAGAAGCGAAAGACTGATTAGGAGCGCCTCTGTGTCTTCAAGTTTGGGGAATTTCAGCAAAGACTTCTTGATGACAGTTCCAAAAGTGAAGGGCTCATTCTTTTCTAGGATTGCACCAGCTGCATCAATTTTTGAGTAGCTGTAATATGGATGGGAGGCCTTAAAATAATTCCACAGCTCTGTAGGCTGCACCAGCTTTTCAAATGATAAAGGGAAGTATGATGCATTATCCTTATTAATGCTGGAAAAACTCCCAAAAATAATGCTCCGCTGCTTTATGGAAAATGAGATTGGTATATACAAACAGATCCGGGAATTACATGGACTCCCTTCACCATCAACAAGTCCAAGGCAACCAACCATGCAAAGCTGCCCACTGGAAGACTTCCAAACTCCCTCAGCAACAACAGTCATGTTGCTAAGCCCAGATCTCGTTGATGCAGTATACTGATTCTCCATTGGACGAACAGCTCTAAAAACAGCTGAAACCCTTACAGAACTGATGTTTCCCCGAGTAGTTTTTTGATCACACATAACATTCTGCATATAAAGTTTAACATCTTTAAAACCCCCATCTGTTGCTTTAATCTCCTTATCAGACATGTAAGGACCCAGTTTACTGCAAAATTCATCTGTGCTGTTGCATCTCCAGTTTGGCACAACTGTGAAAGCTTGATCCCGAGTAACTTCTTCAAGTATTTCACAAAAACGATAACCTCTATAGATACTAATGCCACCATTCATCAAGGTATCCTGGAATGGATATGGATCACACGCATTGGACACAATCTTTTCGGAACCAAACTCATAGTCCGATGACTTCCCCAACTGGGACAAAATCTGAACCTCATCAAAGTACTTAGGGTTTGACTTCAGGTTTAAACTTCTCATTTCCCCTCGTATCACCCGGTTTGTTAATGTGAACCTACTCGGAAAGCGAAGAACAAGCAGAATTCGGTCATCTTGTGAAAGAGGAGGCTGGTCATAAATCGGAATAGAAACATTGACCCATTCCCATGGATCCATGGAATTGGCCTCCCTAGATGGCAACATTGTGCTCCCCAATAAACACAATACTCTTTCCCCACCATTTTTCTTTGATACAGTATAAATTCCTTCAAATGCAATCGGGAGTTCGGAATGGCTGGGAAACATCTGAAACTGAGGAGTTTCAAGATACATACTACTCATAAACGAACCATCTACAGTTATGCCCATATTCAAGAACCCACTCACACTCACTGACTTCCTAGATCGATGGGCATGATCAACATCCATCACccaaaaagaaaccaaatttAAAGGATCTTTCCGACCATCAGATAGATTCTTCCGAAGCTCCCTATCATCAAATGGCATTATTGGAGCCTTACCTGCCTCCTGCCTCCAATCCCCATTAACAAAAGAGAGGTCATCTTTGATACTATAAACTCTTTTGTCATCAGGTCTCCATTCAGAGGCAGAAGACAGAACAGAGGCACATTCTTTTTTCACTTCATCTATCCTATCATACTTGTAGGTTACAGTATCTGCTTCCTGGACATATACATTTGCATACCCAAATACCAAGAACCCAGACACTGTCCACAAAATAAAAGCTAAAGATGCAATCTTCATGATTCCAATTGCTCTGTCAGAGATCTGTATTAGACTACTGCAGTTTTTGTACTAACCCACAATACATAAACATGAAATTAAGGACATGAATCATCCCAGATGACAATGAAGAAGACTGGAGCACCGATCACGTAAGAGATGTGTATAACGTCAATTCTACGACAAATCTGATGTGAGGAAGACTAACCTGAAATGGGGATTCTTGTTTGTATCTTCTTGATCATATCTGTGAAGCTGAAGCCCACTTGCTGAACTATGGATCTTGGGTTTGTGAAAGAGCTTGACTTTAGAGTTGGGATCTTGGGGAGACAACAAAGGGAAGAGTGAAGATGAAGTGCTTCTGGTAACAGTCCACTGTCTTCTGAagatgttggggattttatccCACAACATCCCCAAGCGCGTGAAAAGCAATCAAGTGGAtgagaaattgaaaagaaaaatgatacagCAACCATTGACATGCgaaaatgaatattataagaaaaataaaaaataaaaaaaataaaaaagaagaagtttcCACTTTTCCGATAGGACCCATGGACGGCGGACGCCCTCAACTTGTCAATGGTCATTGCAGGGctgataaatattttttaaattttttaaataatattaatattaattttagtttatatatttttttttatttaaaaatcaattttgctgctatttgttcttaattttttcaaaacaatatGTAGATTTCATCTCTGTCCGCTATAAGATATTAAGATATTTAGtttcaaaaatggaaaattttgtgttgagttgcATATAATTCCTTTTATGTGAAATTTAATATGCACAAAACcaaatttactttattctaaACATTACTTTAATGAACCAACCTAGTATGCCATTAATGTAGTTTTAGGTTAAGGCAACTTTAGGATGCCATTAAtgtaatttttcacttttctctttctttctaaagtctcaatatattgagattcaattttatttttaagagcATTGACTAATTGGAgtcttaaaagttttttttgttaaacaaaaCTTAATTATATTGTTACAAATTATTCCATTGAAGAGTACTTCAATTGGCTTTTATCTGAGAAAAAGGTATCAAATTAATGCAAAGCCTGTTTattaaagaaattcaaaacaattaatcaaaaagaaatcCTACAAATACGAATAACTCCCCATCAATTTAATGCccatttcttaataaaaaagttTGGGTAAAGACGTAAAGTCCAAATACCCCCCTCAAGCTACTACTTAATTAACAATGTACTCcctccaaaactttcaattgtgacaatattcccctaaactaccaaagcATTGTTAATGTCCCCtctaaggctagcaaaaagataaaatctccttatgtatttctcaataagacaaaaatactcctataaattcaaaaaaaataaattttttaattttttttttttttaaaaaaaaaaacgaaaattttaatttaaaaagaaatattttttaaaaaaaatttattttttttaaacgaaaaattttaaattttttttcagacgaattttttttttttaacaatttttctttaaacagaaatttttatttaaaagaaacatttttttaaaaaaaaaaaaaaattgttttagaaacgaaaattttattttcttaaacgaaaattgttattttttttttaacagaatttttttttttattttaaaaagttctaaagaaaatattttttatacccaaaaaaaaaacataagtttttaatttttttcttatacaatggatttctttttttaattttaaatttgacaccctttggatttttttttaagttttaggtttttttcagaaggtttaatttttttgtttatattttattaagggtagttttgtctttagaaaaatattgataatttttgataatttgaagaagaaattgtcactattaaaaatttttaaaaaatattatcgATTGAATGATAGTTTGAAAGGGCACATagacttttcccaaaaaatttaatatcaataacatttttcattatatatggAATGAGTGGTACAAGGATCTTGCCGACTTGCGATGTACTTGAAGGGATGTCATTCATGGTCGACACGGACTTTGTAGCGCGTGAGGAATATGTTATTAATAagtattttttgcttttgtttagtTAAACATGAAGATTGGAGGacaatttggtcattttaagttgtttttttgtttttttttcagtgtttgACTAATGGTGGCATTTGGCcatttgttggatttttttttttttgtgaaaacatGGGGAGAATTTGGGTAGAAAAAGTTGGAAAGGACAGACAACCTAAAGATACTTGTCGTGAAAAGGACACCACAATTACAATCTCTTTAAATAACAATgcttaatttgtaataaatctCAAGtgtgttgtagattttcattccaCCTCAATCACAAGTCTATTGATATGTtggtaaataaaaattaccaataatttaattaacagCATGAGCTTGATTTCACGTAAAGagggagagacagagagagaaaaaagaaaaaggaataaatctcattaatcatatgaatttaGAATAATCGTGATTGTAACATTAGTGTACTGATGTTTCAATTTTAATACATTTGATGCAATAAgttttatgataaaaaaaacgAAGTAGGGTTTATGATGCTAAAGGTATTTTGCCTTTCTTTAGGGTCAAGGGAAGCCATGTCACAAGTAGTATTTTCAAAGCATTTGAGCCTTTCTTATGCTTAAGGTTTGATTGGgtttataatttcaaaaattgcgatttaaaattAGCTAATTTAAAACCTGCGATTTGAAAACCTGATTTGAAAAACTTTGTTAAGCATTTGGTAAAATcgtagtttaacctttaaaattacaGTTATACCTTTAAAataatgcatttttaaataTACACCCCTTGCTTGGAATTTGAAAATGCacattttctatgtttttaaatcacaattgtttaaaaatgcattctcAATCAATACATTTTCTgggatttggtttaaaatcacacttttagtTTGTgaaatcacaatgtcaaacgCACTCTAAATAATTATCAAAGCATTTGAGCCAAAAACCGCAAAACCaactataaaaagaaaaagatttgtaTCCCCAGAATCAGTTTAATTATGGTTTACCCTACGGGGACTATCTATATATGTTTAAAgaataataatagaaattacatttttatttactatCTGACAATACTACAGTGACAATACCAtaagttattataaaaattaagagTTGGTTAAGACGCCTATGTCAACATCATAGaatagttgtgagataaaaatataatttataatattactaaTGATTAAATTGCATACCAATAGCATACATACGATTGGTAAGAGCGTGAATTTTTTATAGTGGAAACACATGCATATAGATGTATGGTTGTTAtcctaaagaaaacaaattcataaaagcAACAATGTCCttccaaactattaaaaatcgTCAATGTCCCaccaatgacaaaaataccttcaaataaaaattaaaattaaaaaacaattaataaaattattttttaaaaaaattaaaaaaatcaggtatggaatttaaaaaaatttaattctttttttggtgttctttcttttcaaatttattgatttttttttttttaaaaaaaaaaaaaaacaatttagggtttcttttgtctttttgctggccGTTAGGggattttgtcaattttttgaaagtttaaagggacattatcacaattaaaataaatatgaaaatcttTGAAGTGTgacaaaatcttaaaatttaGGAATAATGATAACTGTAATAATTGGACTGAAATTCCATAAGGATAAGATGTACTTTACCCTCTTAAAAGAACCCATTTAACTATACTCGTATAATTTTTTAAGGGTGTTTGGTTGCAAGATAATTTTTTAAGggtgtataattttttattggacATTATCAAACCAACAAATCTAATTATAAAGTAGAACCATAAATGGCGTGTTTTTATATTAGCTACACCCATTGATTATAGAGCACTCATATAGGATGGTGAAGAGCATCTAGATCGATCATTTTCTCATcctttttcattcttcttttattaaaatcaaGGGAAAAATGTACTTTACTTTCTTAAAGTTTCACTACATTTGTAATTTGGcatctaatgtttaaaaattaacaatatactctaacaaagtatcaaaaattcgCAATGTAACCCACCcgtcaataatttttgtttactctaacgaaaattattaaaaataccTAATTGCCCttatatttagaaaaataataaaaaattaaaaactaaaaactaaatagtaaaaaaaaatggggggtGGCTCACCATCCCCAATCCGGTcaccccttttctttttttttttcttttttttttcattgggggtatttttgaaattttgtcaaaaaatatggggcaattttggaaaatagagacaaaaaacACATGCGAAAATTTTTAGTCAAATTAGATGGAAATGTGTAACGAATGggtcacattgcaaattttttatactttattgaggtatattgtcaattttaaaacattaaaggCCAAATTGTAAATAGGGTGAAACTTTGAGgaataaaatgcattttttcttaaaatcaatcattaaatccacagtttagggtttagggcttAGGTTTCGATTACGATGTGAACATTAAAGGGTATTTTGGGAGGATGGAGAGAGTTTCGAATGGGCTTCGGAGGTCTCGTGGGCTATGGATGATAGATGCCTAACTTTCTATTCTACCAATCATTCTATATTTTTCCTATCACTTTATTAGACAAACTATGCCTTTGAATTTCGATTTACATATGTTCTTATGTTTTGTGCATTTTATCGAAAACTGTGATATCAAATCATGCCAAATCTTCCTAAAAAGAAACTTTCTTCCATAATTTTGTTGATAGTTATTTTCTCATGTTTTTAATCTCTTCCTTCCTCTTCATATTATGGTGGTTTTATTGTAGTGATCAAATTATATTTGAATATCTTTCaaaggagtaatgctaaatgaaaattttaatgtattttaaatTACTACTAGATTGATAGATTTGCAATATAATGatagttttaaaagtcacattaattttaaaaatatacaagaaagatatgagtattttttttagcattactccCTCCGAAGACTACACATCCGTAAATATGTGCAAAGATGCCTGTTTAATTTGGGAAAATTTGATCAAGTGTCGCTCAATTAACAAAACGCTTGGTTTCTCTCTAGACTTCATTTGCGAAACTAGAGGAGAAGGAATTTTTGTTGCACATCCGTAGATGGTGGGGAGGTGAGAGATAAGTGTAATGGCTGAAGACTTAGAGAAACTGTGGGGGAATTTTTCCCTCTTGGAGACGGAGATTAATGTAGTGGATTTTCTGGAAGAAGAAGCGGAGGAAATTGTAGAAAGAGGAAAAACATGCTTGGTGGGCAAGCTTATGGTGGATTGTATCATTGGCAAAGAGATGCTTCACTCAAAACTGATTCAAGGATGGAAACCTATGGGGAGACTATCTTTTAAAGCTTTGGGGGAAAACCTTTTCCTCTTAGATTTTGAACACTACTGGGATAAGTTGCGAGTACTGGAGGGAAGACCATAGATCTTTGAAGGGCAATTATTCTGGGAGGAGGATTTTGATGGGCTAATATCACCCAGTGATATGAAATTCGAGACAACTGCGTTTTGAATCTGAATGTTTAAACTCCCTTTGGCTTGTATGGGGAGTGAGATGGGACAAAAGTTGGGATCAACGATAGGGGAGGTGGAAGATGTAGACCCAAATGAGGATGATATTGGTTGGGGTGAATTCCTGCGGGTTAAAGTTCGGGGCAATGTTCTCAAACCACTCCCGTGGGGGAGTACGACCGTGATAGTAGCCAGACAGTGGCGACTTTTCGATCAAAGAGGAAAGAGCAACCGTTAAGGGAAGATTCGGGAAGAGAAAGTGAAGATTTCCCTATTAATGGTGATCATAATGGTCAACATACAATGAGTAAGTTTCATTGTGGGGCTGTGGATGCTGTTATGAAGGAGGGCAATGGAGGAAGGAGGGGCGAAAATCCTAGACAAGTTAAGGGGGGATTTGATAACGTATAGGATCATAGGGGTATCAATAATAACAAAGATTTGAGCAATGATGAAATCCCAGGCGTGAATGAAGGAGTCCAAAAGAGGAAAGATATGAATGACCAAAGGGAGGTGGACTGCGTGGGAGTAAGTGCTAAGGAAGTGAGGGCTGACGTGAGTTCTAGAGAGGGGCCTCTAAGGTCACTGGCTGTAGATGTGGGCCAGTTGCTTAGGCCGCAGGTCAGAGAAGCCAAAAGCCCAAATTCTGTGAGGACTTGGAAAAAGAAAGCACGTGATGTTGCAGGGACAGCTGATGTTGGGGGTTCTATCAACTTGGTAGTAGGAAAAAGAAACGCTGAAGGAGTGCAATTTATGGATACAACTAAAACATGAAGGAAGAAATGGAAGGCTAATGTGAATAACCGGAAAAATGGAAGTGAGAATAAGGCGGAGGCTGTTGTACAACCCCGCCAAGAATTATGAGTCTTCTAAGTTAGAACTACTGGGGGCTTAGGAACCTCCAGATAGTTAGGGACCTTTGCCAAATGGTAAAGGAGAAGAAACTCAAActggttttcttaatggaaaccaaATTGAAGGTGAACCGAAcggaatttttaaaaaattaagttgggGTTTGGGAATGCTTTTGTGGTTGATTGTGTGGGTAAAAGAGGAGGTTTGGCATTACTATGGCAAGATGACATCCAAGTGGAAATTCAAAATTCGAGTAGAAGACATTAATGCAAGGGTATGCTTGTCGGATTCGGAATCTTGGTGGAAGTTCACTGGATTTTATGGACACCTGGAAGTACCCAAACGGAATGAATCTTGGTAGgggtggcaaaacgggtaatcAGGTAAACCCGATAAGACTcgcgacccgattacccaagacatgaacacgacccgtttagctaatcGGGTtaacgggtctgacacgattatgacacgaaaaatACCCAGGTAatccgacacgacccgtttaacatAACCGGGTAAGGTCGGGtagacccgacccgacccgactaAAAATACCAATATGAAATTATGAATTGGAAGTTAgctgagaagaagaaaaaagtaagcaTAAGAAGAAGAATCGGGAGATACagccgagagggagagagggagaattGCTGAATCCGGAGATCCGGAGATAGTAGATACagccgagagggagagagggagaatcAGGAGATAAagccgagagggagagagagagatacagcccaaagggagagagggagatacCGAGATACagccgagagggagagggagagccagagagggagagaggagagatagTCCGTGACTGAGGTGACTCTGGTCGCCGGTTTGGGTAGGGGGGGGGGGGCTGGCGGCAACTGTGCTGGGGTAGTGCGGCGCCGTAGTGGGGTACTAGGGTGTGACCGTGTGAAGAAAATGTGACTCTGTGTTAGACTTTTAGACTTTTAGTGTTTAGGGTTAGTGGGTATTGGGTACCCCAAACAGCTTACACGACACAGTACACActcagttttttttaaaaaaataaatttaaatgtgTGATGGGTCTGGTGGGTCGACTCGCGACTCGGCTGACCTGCCAGACTCGTTTAAATAAACGGGTATGACGGGTTGACCCACGGACCCGTCGGGTCGGCCCGCGAACCCGCCGGGTCGACCTGTcagacacgaatttaatcgGGTCTTAAttgggtagacccgattaagacttgaacccgataagcccaaacccaatacctgctaacatcgtgtcgtgttcgtgtcgggttcgtgggtcgtgtcaaaattgcctgCCCTAAATCTTGGGGACTTTTGCGACACCTTCGTGATTATCAACCTAATTGTTGGGTGTGCGTAAGGGATTTCTATGAGATTTtggataattttgaaaagatgaGTGGGCCAAGAAGACCAAGATGGTAGATGGAGGACTTTCAACAAACTCTTGATTATTGCTCTTTGCAAGATATGGGGTTTGTGGGGTCTAAATTCACATGGAATAAGAGTAGGGAGGGTAATCATTTTATAAAGGAATGTCTTGACAGAGTAGTAGCCAATTCCATGTGGTCTAATTTATTCCCGGAGATGCTAGTTGATGTGCTTGCTGCAAGATGCTCGGATCATGCACTGcttcttattattttgagaagcaTGCATGTATGCAGGGGAAGAAGGCAACCGCgttttttttatgaagaagGGTGGGGGAAAGCCAATGATCATAAACATACTCAGAAGAAAATATGGAGGGTGAAAGAGAGGCATAGGGATGCGTGGATGAATGTAGTTGAAAATTTGTCAATGAGCAAAAAGGTGATTGGCAAGTGGCAACGAAAAAAGAAGGAATAGGAAGGTGGGCTGATTATAGAAACAACTGAAGTTTTAAAGGCTTTGCAACAGAATAAGGAAATCTTGAACTCGGAGAGAATTTTTACTCTACAGGCCGAGATTGATGACTTATTAGAAAGGGAGGAGGTGAGGAGGAAGCAACGATCGAAGGAACATTGGTTGAAAGATAGggataaaaactcaaaattctttCATGCCAGTGTCCAACAAAGGCAGAAAACAAATCTGATCAAAAGCATTATTGATGAAATGGAGTAGCACACGGGGGGGTTGGCGAAATTGGCGACATGTGAACAGATTGATAAAATATAGATGGAAGAGATCCCTAGTactatttatgatattgtaacTTTAGAACAATTCACtctatctgtttagagtttttatactctaaatttattttgatgaaatgaagatgaaacaactcgaaaaaaaaaaaaagagaggaaagttTGCATTTGGGCTAAGCTTATCACAATTCAATTTGCGTCCTAAACTCGAACTTGGCCTAAAACTCTTTACTTGACTCACCGCACATCAGCTCAAGATAGGCAAACTTTGAAACTAGCTTATGTTattagtgttaaaatattaattaaataattaagtttatttatttatatttgcttAATTTGTTGAATAATTCAACACAATATTCAAATTTGTTGGAGAGACAATATCCCTGGTGAGCCCCAATTCATTTTACacttatttaaaatatgtcattACCCACTCACCTAATGACATGTGTCCACATTTTTCGATATCTTTAgataaaaagaggaaagaagaaagagaaagggtcttctttttattcttcttcctcCCCACACACACGTCTCACTCTCTCGCGGGACTCCTAGAGaccctcatctctctctctctctctctctctctctcacacatttCTTGCATACCTCTCTCAGCACACACACATTCATGAGTAACTAGAGgcaaattttcattatttttcttataaaaaataaagatccTAGCTTAAGCATCGAAGAATCTTTGGCCCAACCGGAAACCCTCTGACCTTACTTTTGTTTTGCAGAAATCTCATTAGCGTACAAGAGTCCCTTCAAAGCTTAgccatgaaaaaagaaattgctgaagTGGCAAATTCTTGAACTTGAAAACGCTCCAACAAAGTCAAAGTGGTGAAGTCAAACCGTTATATGCAACATGACTCTTTCCCTTGGTTCAGCCATGATGTACAGGTGTTGGCACTCGATGACCATTTTTTTAGGGATCAAAATTagaggctttgtttggcaaagtctttcctttgtttttttggttactgttcatcacaattttctaaaaaaattaacatctaGACATTTTAACTNNNNNNNNNNNNNNNNNNNNNNNNNNNNNNNNNNNNNNNNNNNNNNNNNNNNNNNNNNNNNNNNNNNNNNNNNNNNNNNNNNNNNNNNNNNNNNNNNNNNAAGTCTCggttaggtcccgggcgggtcccgggtaggtccttCCGGGGTCCCtggcaagtcccgggcaagtcccggtcatgTCCCTggcaagtcccgggtaggtccctcTGGGTTCCCGGacaagtcccgagcgggtcccggtcaagtcccgggtgggaTCCGGACAAGTCCCGACAAGGTTCTATGCGGGTCTTGGCAAGAtccatcaatttaagaatgagatgctcatagtcggaaaatggtttatggtttttaaaaccgtaaactattttcctaaaattaaagaagaattttcggtcaaaaggaaaatattttccgttgaccactattttacgtcgaggTAAACACTGTAAAATacagaaatcattttttggaaatcattttacgtcgaagtaaacggagcct
It contains:
- the LOC132187648 gene encoding uncharacterized protein LOC132187648 — protein: MLWDKIPNIFRRQWTVTRSTSSSLFPLLSPQDPNSKVKLFHKPKIHSSASGLQLHRYDQEDTNKNPHFRAIGIMKIASLAFILWTVSGFLVFGYANVYVQEADTVTYKYDRIDEVKKECASVLSSASEWRPDDKRVYSIKDDLSFVNGDWRQEAGKAPIMPFDDRELRKNLSDGRKDPLNLVSFWVMDVDHAHRSRKSVSVSGFLNMGITVDGSFMSSMYLETPQFQMFPSHSELPIAFEGIYTVSKKNGGERVLCLLGSTMLPSREANSMDPWEWVNVSIPIYDQPPLSQDDRILLVLRFPSRFTLTNRVIRGEMRSLNLKSNPKYFDEVQILSQLGKSSDYEFGSEKIVSNACDPYPFQDTLMNGGISIYRGYRFCEILEEVTRDQAFTVVPNWRCNSTDEFCSKLGPYMSDKEIKATDGGFKDVKLYMQNVMCDQKTTRGNISSVRVSAVFRAVRPMENQYTASTRSGLSNMTVVAEGVWKSSSGQLCMVGCLGLVDGEGSPCNSRICLYIPISFSIKQRSIIFGSFSSINKDNASYFPLSFEKLVQPTELWNYFKASHPYYSYSKIDAAGAILEKNEPFTFGTVIKKSLLKFPKLEDTEALLISLSLLSEDLTLHVSAVPDPFPSPWLLKTDVQLDIVSVGPLFGRYWSNGSTTEEETPYHTKAAYTEKQLLINVSAQLTLSGKAYNNFSVVFLEGLYDPHVGKMYLVGCRDVRASWKILFASMDLEAGMDCLVEVVVSYPPTTARWLVNPTARISITSKRTEDDPLYFSTIKLQTFSIMYRKQREDILSRRVVEGVLRILTLSLAIACISSQLFYINHNLDSVPYTSLVMLGIQALGYSLPLITGAEALFKRMASESYETSSYDLQNEQWFHIIDYTVKLLVMVSFILTLRLCQKVWKSRIRLLTRAPLELHRVPSDKRIFLTTLTIHVIGYMIVLILHSMKTSQRPLKTKTHLISTGNSHMLWEWETVLEEYVGLVQDFFLLPQFIGNLVWQIDCKPLRKLYFIGITAVRLFPHIYDYIRAPDLNPYFAEDYEFVNPSYDFYSKFGDIAIPVTAIILAIAVYVQQRWNYEKLSHTLTLGPVKLLPLGSRMYERLPSQSVEAELVSGVNGNAAHEKECNDVE